A region from the Ptychodera flava strain L36383 chromosome 10, AS_Pfla_20210202, whole genome shotgun sequence genome encodes:
- the LOC139141766 gene encoding alpha-taxilin-like isoform X6 produces the protein MAAESKVNTDHKVAYMETDCKMSVETSEKTIDITTMDTNDSTPESATKPVIDPRKISEIYVDIEKRLPVESRMLVEEPVEISEIIMDMNKDMSGNTHVTSEIEVNMSPITTEVSMEVNSSVTHGCMDNFPKAGTGPIITELIESDGNDGHSHGGGDDETITDKVYIPKTVEETSSSNDAESSVGEVVEKAVDEQSNGNDGSVTEDKNVTEDSSVSKPQESDVMTAVSKVGTNTEKSVPVAKQVAEPATEPATEPEQENEVDNIDANGVQEPDSQTTKQKKKKSKELEHISRTMMQAMSGLDSPDEKINAVCKKYAELTAEHRLLTNKFKVQQKQFHQLQREKDHLQTEHSKAVLAKSKLESLCRELQRHNKVVKDESIQRAKDEEEKRKELCAKFQQTINDITNQMQDNHAKNIKLKEENVELASKLKSLVEQYERREEHIEKMFKHKELELQLSDAKLQESGLNLAQEKERNLREKTVILTEAADYQRKCEALQAQEVQLKGQLAIYTEKFEEFQGTLTKSNEVFQQFKQEMDKMTKKIKKLEKETCTWKSRWETCNRSLLEMAEEKTIRDKEMLAQSNKIQKLEKLCRALQAERNALIGKTKAGSRSASSSPTPTPQPSGQSDPPNTGTQSSNEQPLSSDDRGPPEGATSADETIKNPSGDDDPPGDENSTAASNIDDCPDP, from the exons CCAGTTGAATCCAGAATGCTAGTTGAAGAACCTGTCGAAATCTCTGAAATAATAATGGATATGAACAAAGACATg TCTGGTAACACTCATGTAACCTCTGAAATAGAGGTCAATATGTCTCCTATTACGACTGAG GTATCAATGGAAGTCAATTCCAGTGTCACTCATGGATGTATGGATAACTTTCCCAAAGCAGGAACAGGTCCTATCATAACTGAACTCATTGAATCTGATGGCAATGATGGTCACAGtcatggtggtggtgatgatgaaaCCATCACTGACAAGgtttatataccg aaaacagtAGAAGAAACAAGTAGCAGCAATGATGCTGAGTCCAGCGTCGGTGAGGTTGTTGAGAAAGCTGTAGATGAACAATCCAATGGAAATGATGGCAGTGTCACTGAAGACAAAAACGTGACAGAAGATAGCTCAGTGTCAAAGCCACAG GAATCTGACGTGATGACCGCTGTCTCTAAGGTTGGTACAAACACTGAGAAAAGTGTACCAGTGGCCAAACAAGTGGCAGAACCAGCAACTGAACCAGCAACTGAACCAGAACAAGAGAATGAAGTTGACAATATTGATGCCAATGGTGTTCAAGAACCAGACAGTCAAACAactaaacaaaagaaaaagaaaa GCAAGGAATTGGAACACATCAGTAGAACAATGATGCAAGCAATGAGTGGACTGGACTCTCCTGACGAGAAAATCAATGCTGTCTGTAAAAAGTACGCTGAGCTG ACTGCTGAACATCGCTTGTTGACCaacaagttcaaagttcaacagAAGCAATTCCATCAGCTTCAAAGAGAGAAAGATCACCTGCAGACTGAACATAGCAAAGCTGTACTTGCAAAGAGTAAGTTAGAAAGTCTATGTCGGGAATTGCAGAGACATAACAAAGTAGTCAAG GATGAGAGTATCCAGAGAGCCAAAGATGAGGAAGAGAAGAGAAAAGAACTCTGTGCAAAGTTCCAG CAAACTATCAATGATATCACCAATCAAATGCAGGATAACCACGCTAAGAATATCAAACTGAAAGAAGAAAATGTAGAACtggcttcaaaattaaaaagtttgGTAGAACAGTATGAACGTCGAGAAGAG CACATAGAGAAGATGTTTAAGCACAAGGAGCTTGAACTACAGCTCAGTGATGCCAAATTACAAGAGAGTGGTTTGAATTTAGCTcaggaaaaagaaagaaacttACGTGAAAAAACAGTC attttaACAGAAGCAGCAGATTACCAGAGAAAGTGTGAGGCACTACAAGCTCAAGAGGTTCAGCTCAAAGGCCAG TTGGCAATTTACACTGAGAAGTTTGAAGAGTTTCAGGGCACTTTAACCAAAAGTAATGAAGTCTTTCAGCAGTTTAAACAAGAAATGGACAAG atgaccaaaaaaataaagaagTTGGAAAAAGAGACTTGCACATGGAAAAGTAGATGGGAGACATGCAACAGATCTCTACTTGAAATGGCAGAGGAG AAAACCATTCGAGATAAAGAAATGCTTGCACAGagtaacaaaatacaaaaactggAGAAATTATGCAGGGCTCTACAGGCAGAAAGAAATGCACTGATCGGCAAGACAAAAGCAG GAAGTAGAAGTGCATCTTCATCTCCAACTCCAACGCCACAACCATCAGGTCAGTCTGATCCACCCAACACAGGCACACAGTCGTCCAATGAACAGCCATTGTCATCTGATGACCGTGGACCACCAGAGGGCGCCACATCAGCTGATGAGACAATTAAGAATCCGTCAGGTGATGATGACCCACCAGGTGATGAGAATTCAACAGCTGCATCCAACATTGATGACTGTCCTGATCCTTAA
- the LOC139141766 gene encoding alpha-taxilin-like isoform X7, which yields MAAESKVNTDHKVAYMETDCKMSVETSEKTIDITTMDTNDSTPESATKPVIDPRKISEIYVDIEKRLPVESRMLVEEPVEISEIIMDMNKDMSGNTHVTSEIEVNMSPITTEVSMEVNSSVTHGCMDNFPKAGTGPIITELIESDGNDGHSHGGGDDETITDKKTVEETSSSNDAESSVGEVVEKAVDEQSNGNDGSVTEDKNVTEDSSVSKPQESDVMTAVSKVGTNTEKSVPVAKQVAEPATEPATEPEQENEVDNIDANGVQEPDSQTTKQKKKKSKELEHISRTMMQAMSGLDSPDEKINAVCKKYAELTAEHRLLTNKFKVQQKQFHQLQREKDHLQTEHSKAVLAKSKLESLCRELQRHNKVVKDESIQRAKDEEEKRKELCAKFQQTINDITNQMQDNHAKNIKLKEENVELASKLKSLVEQYERREEHIEKMFKHKELELQLSDAKLQESGLNLAQEKERNLREKTVILTEAADYQRKCEALQAQEVQLKGQLAIYTEKFEEFQGTLTKSNEVFQQFKQEMDKMTKKIKKLEKETCTWKSRWETCNRSLLEMAEEKTIRDKEMLAQSNKIQKLEKLCRALQAERNALIGKTKAGSRSASSSPTPTPQPSGQSDPPNTGTQSSNEQPLSSDDRGPPEGATSADETIKNPSGDDDPPGDENSTAASNIDDCPDP from the exons CCAGTTGAATCCAGAATGCTAGTTGAAGAACCTGTCGAAATCTCTGAAATAATAATGGATATGAACAAAGACATg TCTGGTAACACTCATGTAACCTCTGAAATAGAGGTCAATATGTCTCCTATTACGACTGAG GTATCAATGGAAGTCAATTCCAGTGTCACTCATGGATGTATGGATAACTTTCCCAAAGCAGGAACAGGTCCTATCATAACTGAACTCATTGAATCTGATGGCAATGATGGTCACAGtcatggtggtggtgatgatgaaaCCATCACTGACAAG aaaacagtAGAAGAAACAAGTAGCAGCAATGATGCTGAGTCCAGCGTCGGTGAGGTTGTTGAGAAAGCTGTAGATGAACAATCCAATGGAAATGATGGCAGTGTCACTGAAGACAAAAACGTGACAGAAGATAGCTCAGTGTCAAAGCCACAG GAATCTGACGTGATGACCGCTGTCTCTAAGGTTGGTACAAACACTGAGAAAAGTGTACCAGTGGCCAAACAAGTGGCAGAACCAGCAACTGAACCAGCAACTGAACCAGAACAAGAGAATGAAGTTGACAATATTGATGCCAATGGTGTTCAAGAACCAGACAGTCAAACAactaaacaaaagaaaaagaaaa GCAAGGAATTGGAACACATCAGTAGAACAATGATGCAAGCAATGAGTGGACTGGACTCTCCTGACGAGAAAATCAATGCTGTCTGTAAAAAGTACGCTGAGCTG ACTGCTGAACATCGCTTGTTGACCaacaagttcaaagttcaacagAAGCAATTCCATCAGCTTCAAAGAGAGAAAGATCACCTGCAGACTGAACATAGCAAAGCTGTACTTGCAAAGAGTAAGTTAGAAAGTCTATGTCGGGAATTGCAGAGACATAACAAAGTAGTCAAG GATGAGAGTATCCAGAGAGCCAAAGATGAGGAAGAGAAGAGAAAAGAACTCTGTGCAAAGTTCCAG CAAACTATCAATGATATCACCAATCAAATGCAGGATAACCACGCTAAGAATATCAAACTGAAAGAAGAAAATGTAGAACtggcttcaaaattaaaaagtttgGTAGAACAGTATGAACGTCGAGAAGAG CACATAGAGAAGATGTTTAAGCACAAGGAGCTTGAACTACAGCTCAGTGATGCCAAATTACAAGAGAGTGGTTTGAATTTAGCTcaggaaaaagaaagaaacttACGTGAAAAAACAGTC attttaACAGAAGCAGCAGATTACCAGAGAAAGTGTGAGGCACTACAAGCTCAAGAGGTTCAGCTCAAAGGCCAG TTGGCAATTTACACTGAGAAGTTTGAAGAGTTTCAGGGCACTTTAACCAAAAGTAATGAAGTCTTTCAGCAGTTTAAACAAGAAATGGACAAG atgaccaaaaaaataaagaagTTGGAAAAAGAGACTTGCACATGGAAAAGTAGATGGGAGACATGCAACAGATCTCTACTTGAAATGGCAGAGGAG AAAACCATTCGAGATAAAGAAATGCTTGCACAGagtaacaaaatacaaaaactggAGAAATTATGCAGGGCTCTACAGGCAGAAAGAAATGCACTGATCGGCAAGACAAAAGCAG GAAGTAGAAGTGCATCTTCATCTCCAACTCCAACGCCACAACCATCAGGTCAGTCTGATCCACCCAACACAGGCACACAGTCGTCCAATGAACAGCCATTGTCATCTGATGACCGTGGACCACCAGAGGGCGCCACATCAGCTGATGAGACAATTAAGAATCCGTCAGGTGATGATGACCCACCAGGTGATGAGAATTCAACAGCTGCATCCAACATTGATGACTGTCCTGATCCTTAA